In a single window of the Antedon mediterranea chromosome 1, ecAntMedi1.1, whole genome shotgun sequence genome:
- the LOC140047006 gene encoding aqualysin-1-like yields MKRPINVILFSYILATAFGGKPDGLPPGQGRGLIDSSSKEFPRIENQYIIMLEESVDLEGAKSEMGRLNSFVHKSDMILTNNGVDVFKGFVVKDLNRGRANTIASDARVKAVIQDMEVKTTSTPLPGLDRIDQRFPPLDNFDFIPEGFGHDAHIYIIDSGIRVTHDDFNGRAFNFLDVVNPIISPHLFVDYSGHGTACASIAAGRRYGVAKCATVHAVKMIDPFSPFSLADLFTALLLTAGNAQAPAVISLSLFTGYNEVLNTIVDYITNTYEIPVIVTVGNPISGLNPCLHYSPTSAAEAYVVAGTDAVSDTPLPGHASCVDMFAPGVLIESATHLNDFGSKFNTGNSFAVPFVAGVAAIILDLEPYLTADEVKEKISETATRNIISGVFTSENHLLYTSPYNETLKRCV; encoded by the exons ATGAAGAGGCCAATCAATGTCATTTTATTTTCGTATATATTGGCGACTGCTTTTGGCGGCAAGCCTGACGGACTGCCACCTGGACAGGGACGTGGTCTAATCGATTCCTCGTCGAAAGAATTTCCCCGCATTGAAAACCAGTACATTATAATGTTGGAG gaaTCTGTTGATCTTGAAGGAGCGAAAAGTGAGATGGGAAGACTCAATAGTTTCGTTCACAAAAGTGACATGATTCTCACAAACAATGGTGTCGACGTGTTTAAAGGCTTTGTGGTAAAAGATCTGAACCGTGGTAGAGCAAATACT ATTGCTTCAGACGCGAGGGTTAAAGCAGTTATCCAAGATATGGAAGTCAAGACAACTTCAACACCATTGCCGGGATTAGATAGAATCGACCAGCGCTTCCCACCTCtcgataattttgattttattccAGAAG GATTTGGTCATGACGCCCACATCTATATAATTGATTCCGGTATTCGGGTAACTCATGACGATTTCAACGGCAGAGCttttaattttttagatgtcGTAAACCCCATAATTTCACCACATTTG TTTGTAGATTATTCTGGTCACGGTACAGCTTGTGCTAGCATAGCCGCCGGACGCAGATATGGTGTTGCCAAGTGTGCCACTGTACATGCCGTTAAAATGATCGATCCTTTTTCTCCGTTTTCTCTTGCAGATCTGTTCACCG CTTTGCTTCTTACTGCCGGCAACGCACAGGCACCAGCCGTCATATCATTGTCTCTATTTACGGGATATAATGAAGTGCTCAACACAATTGTTGATTACATTACCAATACATACGAAATACCAGTGATTGTTACAGTTGGAAATCCGATCTCAGGTTTAAACCCTTGTTTGCATTACTCTCCTACATCAGCTGCCGAA gCGTACGTCGTGGCGGGAACTGACGCCGTATCGGACACACCGTTGCCCGGCCATGCGTCATGTGTGGATATGTTTGCACCCGGTGTATTAATCGAAAGTGCAACTCACCTTAATGATTTTGGTTCAAAGTTTAACACTGGGAATTCGTTTGCCGTACCTTTCGTAGCTG GTGTTGCAGCCATTATACTGGACCTCGAGCCATATTTGACAGCAGATGAAGTGAAGGAAAAGATATCCGAAACTGCAACTCGAAACATCATTTCAGGAGTATTCACTTCTGAAAACCATCTTCTTTATACTTCTCCATACAATGAGACACTAAAAAGATGTGTTTAA